In the genome of Palaemon carinicauda isolate YSFRI2023 chromosome 20, ASM3689809v2, whole genome shotgun sequence, one region contains:
- the LOC137660252 gene encoding FMRFamide peptide receptor frpr-18-like — MNSTNPPDWTGYSDQMSPLSRDIWYIQYTSYMILLPILIAVGWIVSSISFFVLRRTKLRATHVNTYFLLLAGADFFVFTVSIPTIKSLNGCNLRSHAYALYFVHVFFTIFYIIQTISLYLILWIAYDRFLAIWNFSRFNEIQKPSVIRMRLTCTIIICVLLHLEHLFNVKVTCSNVPNCKPGNSTCETIARLMIAENTCKDGIWIINDGLHYITEKPIWRQIYWALYGLLVSAIPIILVVLLNLGIVVAIIIQRVRSVSSTARTQRRDLSRIYIILAISLTFICCTAPTLIHATFYANNIDNCHGPYSEEIFRAVAHLLLLVEHITHFIILIFNEVFWQELKKVVALARQYTKNFLWRLTGHADLAENSVDTGTNSPAEVPAVEPMPTAPLPTISVVTGQEESNKDEVTINSASRVLRFHKSTKNDTEESSNSLRPPERSPTASMVTLEEIII, encoded by the exons ATGAATTCAACAAACCCCCCGGACTGGACAGGCTACAGTGACCAGATGTCTCCTTTGTCCAGGGACATTTGGTACATACAATACACAAGTTATATGATCCTCCTGCCGATCCTCATTGCTGTTGGTTGGATTGTGAGCTCAATCAGCTTCTTCGTTCTCCGCCGAACAAAATTAAGGGCAACCCATGTTAACAC ataCTTTCTACTTTTAGCCGGGGCAGATTTCTTCGTCTTTACTGTCAGCATCCCGACGATTAAATCTCTGAATGGCTGTAACTTAAGGTCACACGCATATGCTCTTTATTTTGTCCATGTTTTCTTTACTATCTTCTACATCATCCAAACCATTTCACTTTATCTTATTCTCTGGATAGCCTATGATAGATTTTTGGCCATCTGGAATTTCAGCAGATTTAATGAAATTCAGAAACCGTCAGTTATTCGTATGAGATTAACATGCACTATTATCATATGCGTCTTGTTGCATCTTGAGCATCTTTTCAATGTTAAAGTTACTTGTTCCAATGTGCCAAATTGCAAACCAGGTAATTCCACGTGTGAAACAATAGCGAGACTAATGATTGCTGAAAATACCTGCAAAGATGGAATATGGATTATAAACGATGGCTTACATTACATAACCGAGAAACCAATTTGGCGCCAAATATACTGGGCTCTTTATGGCTTGCTTGTCTCAGCGATACCAATAATACTAGTGGTGCTTCTTAATCTGGGAATAGTAGTTGCTATAATCATTCAGAGAGTCAGAAGTGTATCTTCAACAGCAAGAACTCAAAGGAGGGACTTGTCTCGCATTTACATAATTCTGGCCATCTCTCTCACCTTCATCTGTTGCACTGCGCCCACTCTGATTCACGCCACTTTCTATGCCAACAACATCGACAACTGCCACGGACCTTACTCAGAGGAAATCTTTCGCGCTGTGGCCCACTTACTGCTTTTGGTGGAACATATAACGCACTTTATCATTCTAATTTTCAATGAGGTTTTCTGGCAAGAGCTGAAAAAGGTCGTGGCTTTGGCACGTCAATACACGAAGAATTTTTTGTGGAGGTTAACAGGTCATGCAGATCTTGCAGAAAATTCTGTTGACACTGGCACTAACTCCCCTGCAGAAGTACCTGCTGTAGAACCTATGCCAACAGCTCCTCTTCCAACCATAAGTGTTGTGACAGGTCAAGAAGAATCAAATAAGGATGAGGTTACTATCAATTCTGCCTCACGGGTCTTGAGATTCCACAAATCAACTAAAAATGACACCGAAGAATCTTCCAATTCGTTGCGACCTCCGGAGAGGTCCCCAACTGCATCTATGGTGACACTAGAGGAGATAATAATATGA
- the LOC137660251 gene encoding facilitated trehalose transporter Tret1-like: MAESCEDGKKTKKDSEVVCCSSFTRVILLMTVICITLPINLVISWPAVLPKVEEDTADFIVTKEDVSWLVSVVSIIGIIASTFAGFLLELLGPKRMVVLALLPKAGFWLLMAFTPYLSLLYVGRVGLAFVNCFLCTAFQPLLAELSSPEKRGVISASSEVVAAAAMLLGYMLAHFLSWRPATAVPAAPCLLILVLMFFVPESPYWLVRKNRKDEAERSLKRLRGPGCDVSEQLDAISVAASKNKTSISSQIIQLKKRENGLPMLLLWLIFILREFGGKNAMFSYSVYTFHQANVQIDPFICTILLGAIRLLGHIISAFTIDYVGRKPFLAGSSLFCGLSVLVSGLFLMLELPGKSWVSLGLLLVYVLSYGLGIGPITWIYIGELLPTPVRPLGSSLMVFTHSLGGFAMNYTFFKITSQLGLGLTLLIFSVPNFVVLIIVCFWLPETRGRSLEELQDAFRKKTESSPGTS; this comes from the exons ATGGCGGAATCATGTGAAGACGGCAAGAAGACGAAGAAGGATTCTGAGGTCGTCTGCTGTAGCTCATTCACCCGg GTGATACTGTTGATGACGGTAATATGCATAACCCTGCCAATCAACCTTGTAATCAGCTGGCCAGCAGTACTCCCGAAAGTTGAGGAAGATACGGCGGATTTCATTGTTACAAAAGAAGATGTTTCTTGGCTGG TATCAGTTGTGTCTATCATCGGCATCATAGCCTCCACGTTTGCAGGATTCCTACTGGAACTCCTGGGACCGAAGCGCATGGTTGTGTTAGCTCTATTACCAAAAGCTGGATTTTGGCTACTGATGGCTTTCACTCCATACCTGTCTCTCCTCTACGTGGGACGCGTTGGACTAGCGTTTGTCAACTGTTTCCTCTGCACAGCTTTCCAGCCCTTGCTGGCTGAACTAAGCTCCCCAGAAAAGCGTGGAGTTATATCCGCCTCGTCTGAGGTTGTGGCTGCTGCCGCCATGTTACTCGGGTACATGCTGGCACATTTCCTCTCGTGGCGTCCCGCCACGGCCGTACCTGCTGCCCCTTGTCTGTTGATCTTGGTCCTGATGTTTTTCGTCCCTGAG TCACCCTACTGGTTAGTGAGAAAGAACCGGAAAGACGAGGCTGAGCGATCGTTAAAACGCTTGCGAGGTCCTGGATGTGACGTGAGTGAGCAACTGGATGCTATCAGCGTAGCAGCATCGAAAAACAAGACTTCTATCTCTTCTCAG ATAATACagttaaaaaagagagaaaacggaCTTCCAATGCTACTACTCTGGCTCATTTTCATTTTGAGAGAATTTGGAGGGAAAAACGCCATGTTTTCGTATTCAGTCTATACGTTTCATCAAGCTAACGTCCAGATAGACCCATTCATCTGCACAATATTGCTCGGCGCCATAAGATTACTCGGGCACATAATTTCTGCCTTCACAATAGACTATGTAGGTCGTAAGCCTTTCCTTGCAGGTAGTTCTCTTTTCTGCGGCCTCTCAGTGCTCGTCAGTGGCTTGTTTCTGATGCTGGAGCTTCCTGGCAAATCTTGGGTGAGTCTAGGTCTCCTGCTGGTGTACGTCCTCTCCTACGGTCTTGGCATCGGACCAATTACATGGATATACATAGGAGAACTCCTTCCAACCCCTGTGAGACCATTGGGCTCTTCCCTGATGGTATTCACACACAGCCTTGGAGGGTTTGCCATGAATTATACCTTCTTCAAGATAACATCACAGCTTGGTCTAGGACTAACGCTTCTCATATTCAGTGTCCCTAATTTCGTTGTCTTGATTATTGTTTGTTTTTGGCTTCCTGAGACGAGAGGTCGTTCTTTAGAGGAACTTCAAGACGCGTTTCGTAAAAAAACTGAATCTAGTCCTGGAACGTCATAG